The Paenibacillus tianjinensis genome has a window encoding:
- a CDS encoding cache domain-containing sensor histidine kinase — translation MPSRLLTIEKLKLNNMPIRYKLIIHFLLISILPSIGLGLLIGWTVDRRVEEQSSENTMQLIGKVNTALENDVENLQKITYLISFDPGVQAFLKGTMKDGAVPVKTGVNGESAEYNIRKFLQGFTTLSSEIAGIMLVNQAGEFISNEMYTRPGTEVKNEAWYQAAAANKGIFKMIGHPYGRAVMSHADYKESEVVSAVRAIVDPDTQVVQGVVLVDLKLRVIAETARDVTLGKTGYLTVVDDNGELVYAPQHPFMQSIPAGLFSETSGITSETISGRDIQLIYRTSSFTGWTTVGVFPMDESAYGVREITFNVVTFVFVVCMLGMTASFYLAYSISRPIGQLASFMSKAQSGDLTIRYWGKRSDEIGMLGRSFNTMLAQISRLLTLTELQARQKREAELRSLQAHIKPHFLYNTLDTIHWMARSRDAEDIAEVVQSLSKLFRLGLSKGSDIIPLSDELEHIVSYLKIQHTRYNSKLSYTIESEPQFGELYVLKLLLQPIVENAIYHGIKERRGPGNIRISVAERGGDLYLTVADDGAGIPAERLAQLRKRLEDIGTGSIEAEQPISESAGTGYGILNVQARIRLTYGAPYGLSIDSEPGGGTLVTVRHPVVRSSYPEDHK, via the coding sequence ATGCCAAGTAGGCTCTTAACGATAGAAAAACTGAAGCTGAACAACATGCCGATCAGGTATAAGCTGATTATCCATTTTCTGCTGATCAGCATCCTGCCGTCCATTGGACTTGGACTATTAATCGGCTGGACGGTAGACCGCAGAGTTGAAGAACAGAGCAGTGAGAATACGATGCAGCTGATCGGCAAGGTGAATACCGCACTGGAGAATGATGTGGAGAATCTTCAGAAGATCACTTATTTAATCTCCTTTGATCCGGGGGTTCAGGCCTTTTTGAAGGGAACGATGAAGGACGGGGCTGTGCCGGTCAAAACCGGTGTAAACGGGGAGTCGGCGGAATATAATATCCGCAAGTTTTTGCAGGGTTTCACTACGCTAAGCTCTGAAATCGCCGGAATCATGCTGGTGAACCAGGCAGGTGAGTTCATCAGCAACGAGATGTATACCCGGCCGGGGACCGAAGTGAAGAATGAAGCATGGTATCAAGCAGCGGCCGCCAATAAAGGAATCTTTAAAATGATCGGACATCCTTACGGCCGCGCAGTGATGTCTCATGCCGACTACAAAGAGAGCGAGGTCGTCTCAGCCGTCAGAGCAATTGTGGATCCTGATACCCAGGTGGTCCAGGGTGTTGTGCTGGTCGATCTAAAACTGCGGGTTATTGCAGAGACGGCAAGGGATGTAACACTGGGCAAAACCGGATATTTAACTGTAGTCGATGACAATGGTGAGCTCGTCTATGCGCCGCAGCATCCCTTTATGCAGTCGATACCGGCCGGACTCTTCAGCGAGACGTCAGGGATCACTTCCGAAACGATAAGCGGCCGAGATATCCAGCTGATTTACCGTACCTCGTCTTTTACCGGCTGGACGACAGTAGGCGTTTTTCCAATGGATGAATCGGCGTATGGTGTCCGGGAGATTACCTTTAATGTGGTTACCTTCGTATTTGTGGTCTGCATGCTGGGGATGACAGCATCGTTCTATTTGGCTTATTCAATCTCCCGCCCTATCGGGCAGCTCGCTTCCTTTATGAGTAAGGCGCAGTCAGGTGACCTCACTATCCGCTATTGGGGCAAACGCTCGGACGAAATCGGGATGCTTGGCCGCAGCTTTAATACAATGTTGGCCCAGATCAGCCGGCTGCTCACCCTGACAGAGCTTCAGGCGAGGCAGAAGCGGGAAGCGGAGCTGCGCAGTCTGCAGGCGCATATCAAGCCGCATTTTCTCTACAACACACTGGATACCATTCACTGGATGGCCCGCAGCAGAGACGCCGAGGATATTGCTGAGGTCGTACAGTCCTTATCCAAGCTATTCCGTCTGGGGCTCAGCAAGGGCAGCGATATTATCCCGCTCTCCGATGAGCTGGAGCATATTGTCAGTTATCTGAAAATCCAGCATACCCGCTACAACAGTAAGCTGTCTTATACCATAGAGTCGGAGCCGCAGTTCGGGGAGCTGTATGTGCTGAAATTACTTCTTCAGCCGATTGTAGAGAATGCAATCTATCACGGAATTAAGGAGCGGCGCGGTCCCGGGAATATCAGGATCTCTGTGGCTGAGCGAGGCGGTGACTTGTATTTGACAGTAGCTGACGACGGCGCCGGCATTCCGGCGGAGCGGCTTGCACAGCTGAGGAAACGTCTGGAAGACATAGGTACGGGAAGTATTGAAGCGGAGCAGCCAATATCTGAAAGCGCCGGAACCGGCTACGGCATCCTGAACGTGCAGGCACGGATCAGACTGACTTACGGAGCGCCATACGGCCTGAGTATTGACAGTGAACCGGGTGGCGGTACCCTTGTGACTGTCCGTCATCCCGTAGTCCGCAGCAGCTATCCTGAAGATCATAAATAA
- a CDS encoding response regulator, which produces MDKWKVLIADDEDIIRDGIRRCVDWEALGLQVAAEAEDGEEALELALHHSVHIALVDLNMPIMHGMELMKQLRERLPLCRIIVITGHDEFTYAQESIRLQVNDYILKPADPGALMQVLRGVRDDLEAERRQSEHLQQASRQILKNFPLLRERFCQEWLDGNLSREEICEQLQFLKLPQAPPQLISIIRWRGEVRQPAMKENERQLFLFAIENISTELLEPYPKVIFRDAAGLIVILLWDAGGEPVLAGIEAAVRSHLKIAVEVGIQQAEADITSLPAAYRKCRVALAKEQPLSPLVRRARQYVQEHYTEYGLTLESMAGILQASPVYLSRLFKQELGESFGTYLTQIRIRKAAQLLHSTDMSINEVAERSGYETQHYFSTAFKKQTGVSPLQFRKGVLPEEGDSGVSGNG; this is translated from the coding sequence ATGGATAAGTGGAAGGTACTAATCGCTGATGACGAAGATATTATCCGTGACGGGATCAGGCGCTGCGTAGACTGGGAGGCGCTCGGTCTGCAGGTTGCAGCAGAGGCTGAGGATGGGGAAGAGGCGCTTGAACTTGCGCTGCACCACTCCGTGCATATCGCACTTGTGGATCTGAACATGCCGATCATGCATGGGATGGAGTTAATGAAGCAGCTTAGAGAGCGGCTGCCCTTATGCAGAATTATTGTAATCACCGGGCATGATGAGTTTACCTATGCCCAGGAGTCGATCCGCCTGCAGGTGAATGATTATATTCTCAAGCCTGCAGATCCGGGGGCGCTGATGCAGGTGCTGCGCGGGGTGAGGGATGATCTGGAGGCGGAGCGCCGGCAAAGCGAGCATCTGCAGCAGGCCTCCAGGCAGATCCTGAAGAACTTTCCGCTGCTGCGCGAACGTTTCTGCCAGGAATGGCTGGACGGCAATCTCAGCCGGGAGGAAATCTGCGAGCAGCTGCAGTTCCTGAAGCTTCCGCAGGCCCCTCCTCAGCTGATCTCCATTATCCGCTGGCGGGGAGAAGTCCGCCAGCCCGCGATGAAGGAGAACGAGCGCCAGCTGTTTCTGTTTGCCATCGAGAATATCAGCACCGAGCTGCTGGAGCCTTACCCGAAGGTCATCTTCCGCGATGCTGCAGGTCTGATTGTAATCCTGCTCTGGGATGCCGGAGGCGAGCCGGTCCTGGCCGGCATTGAAGCAGCGGTGCGCAGCCATCTCAAAATTGCGGTCGAGGTGGGCATACAGCAGGCTGAAGCTGATATCACCAGCCTGCCTGCAGCCTACCGCAAATGCAGAGTGGCGCTGGCCAAGGAGCAGCCCTTATCGCCGCTGGTCCGCCGGGCCAGGCAGTATGTGCAGGAGCATTACACGGAATACGGTCTGACGCTGGAGTCGATGGCCGGTATCCTGCAAGCCTCCCCGGTGTATCTCAGCCGTCTGTTCAAGCAGGAGCTGGGCGAATCATTCGGAACTTATCTGACCCAAATCCGGATCCGTAAAGCTGCGCAACTGCTCCACTCCACAGATATGAGCATTAATGAGGTGGCAGAGCGGTCAGGCTATGAGACGCAGCACTATTTCAGTACAGCCTTTAAGAAACAAACCGGTGTTTCTCCCCTGCAATTCCGCAAAGGCGTGCTCCCGGAAGAAGGGGACAGCGGAGTGTCCGGGAACGGCTAA
- a CDS encoding substrate-binding domain-containing protein, whose product MKKLWLVYVLLIGIFLIYVLNYKLQANSTDEWETAGLRGNIEDKYVMVTFQIGIDYWKSVLKGFEDAAEELNVSVEYHGSTQHDANEQMTVLEQIIAKKPAGIAISAVNSKLLTETINKAVDSGIPVVLFDSGAPDSKAYSFLGTDNYNAGVEAARKMAELTGGKGEVAIITTPEQHNHQERTDGFSMTIRSEFPEMKVAAIKDGRGDQVASREAAEQLLTAYPQLDGIFATESNGGIGVAEAVEKMQGSRSLLKIISFDTDKGTLDLVKEGKIAATMAQGTWNMGYWSLTELFRLHRDLQEDGSSYDNNKPLPVPDKVDTGIDVVTRANVDNYYAK is encoded by the coding sequence GTGAAAAAGCTGTGGCTGGTCTATGTGCTGCTCATCGGAATTTTCCTCATTTATGTACTGAATTATAAGCTGCAGGCAAACAGCACAGATGAATGGGAAACCGCAGGACTGCGCGGCAATATTGAAGATAAATATGTGATGGTGACCTTCCAGATTGGAATCGATTACTGGAAAAGTGTCCTCAAGGGTTTTGAGGATGCCGCGGAAGAGCTGAATGTATCGGTCGAATACCATGGCTCCACCCAGCATGATGCCAATGAGCAGATGACGGTGCTGGAGCAGATTATTGCCAAGAAGCCGGCCGGCATCGCCATATCGGCAGTAAATTCCAAGCTATTGACGGAGACGATTAATAAGGCGGTAGACAGCGGGATACCAGTTGTCTTATTTGATTCCGGTGCGCCGGACAGCAAGGCCTATTCATTTCTCGGTACTGATAACTACAATGCAGGGGTAGAGGCCGCGCGAAAAATGGCCGAGCTAACCGGAGGCAAAGGTGAAGTAGCGATTATTACAACGCCTGAACAGCATAATCATCAGGAGCGGACAGACGGGTTCAGTATGACCATCCGCAGTGAGTTTCCGGAGATGAAGGTGGCTGCCATCAAGGACGGGCGCGGAGATCAGGTGGCCTCCAGGGAAGCCGCGGAGCAGCTGCTCACAGCGTATCCGCAGCTGGATGGGATTTTTGCGACGGAGTCTAATGGCGGGATCGGGGTGGCAGAAGCCGTTGAGAAAATGCAGGGCAGCCGCTCCTTGCTCAAGATTATAAGCTTTGATACGGATAAAGGTACGCTGGATCTGGTCAAAGAAGGCAAAATCGCCGCAACGATGGCTCAAGGCACCTGGAATATGGGTTACTGGTCGCTGACAGAGCTATTCCGTTTACACCGGGATTTGCAGGAGGATGGCTCCTCTTATGACAATAATAAGCCGCTGCCGGTGCCGGACAAAGTAGATACCGGAATTGATGTGGTAACCCGGGCAAATGTGGACAACTATTATGCCAAGTAG
- the mmsB gene encoding multiple monosaccharide ABC transporter permease has translation MGAISEIFKKNIRQYGMIIALIFISVFFQILTDGILLKPLNITNLILQNSYILVLAIGMVLVIITGHIDLSVGSVAAFIGALSAIMMVDMQMNPVLAVILSLLMGALVGAWQGFWVAYIKIPAFIVTLAGMLLFRGLTMIVLNGQSIAPFPKAFQKISSGFIPDLISGSSLNVLTLAAGIILSVLIVYQEFRTRKTSVKYGFELPPVWIPIAKAAALVVVINLFTFVLAQYNGIPNILVILLVLIAIYSFVMNNMTMGRHIYALGGNEKAASLSGVKTKRVTFWVFVNMGVLAALSGLVFAARLNSATPKAGTNFELDAIAACFIGGASASGGIGTVVGAIIGGLVMGVMNNGMSLVGLGVDWQQGIKGLVLLLAVGFDIYNKSKTA, from the coding sequence ATGGGAGCAATCAGTGAAATTTTCAAAAAGAATATCCGCCAATACGGCATGATTATTGCCTTAATCTTTATTTCTGTCTTCTTTCAGATTCTGACGGACGGCATTCTGCTTAAGCCGCTTAACATCACGAACCTTATTTTGCAAAACAGCTATATTCTGGTGCTTGCTATCGGCATGGTGCTGGTTATCATCACCGGACATATCGATCTTTCCGTAGGGTCTGTTGCCGCCTTCATCGGGGCACTGTCAGCGATTATGATGGTGGATATGCAGATGAATCCTGTGCTTGCCGTCATCCTCTCCCTGCTGATGGGGGCGCTTGTCGGTGCCTGGCAGGGGTTCTGGGTTGCCTATATCAAAATCCCGGCGTTTATCGTTACTCTGGCAGGTATGCTGCTGTTCCGCGGGTTAACGATGATTGTACTGAACGGGCAGTCGATTGCCCCTTTTCCCAAAGCTTTTCAAAAAATCAGCTCCGGCTTCATCCCGGATCTCATCAGCGGAAGCTCACTGAATGTACTGACGCTGGCCGCAGGCATCATTCTTTCCGTCCTGATCGTCTATCAGGAATTCAGAACACGCAAAACCTCCGTGAAATACGGGTTTGAGCTTCCGCCGGTATGGATTCCCATTGCCAAAGCGGCTGCCTTGGTTGTCGTAATTAATCTGTTCACCTTCGTTCTTGCCCAATATAACGGGATTCCGAACATCCTTGTAATCCTGCTGGTACTGATTGCGATCTACTCCTTTGTCATGAACAACATGACGATGGGCCGTCATATCTATGCACTGGGCGGGAACGAGAAGGCAGCCAGCCTCTCCGGTGTGAAAACCAAACGGGTGACCTTCTGGGTATTCGTTAATATGGGCGTCCTGGCCGCATTGTCCGGTCTGGTCTTTGCAGCACGCCTTAACTCCGCAACACCGAAAGCGGGCACCAACTTTGAGCTGGATGCCATTGCAGCCTGCTTCATCGGAGGAGCATCGGCTTCGGGCGGAATCGGAACGGTGGTTGGGGCGATTATCGGCGGTCTGGTCATGGGCGTCATGAATAACGGAATGTCCCTGGTAGGTCTCGGTGTCGATTGGCAGCAGGGGATCAAAGGACTGGTGCTGCTGCTCGCGGTGGGCTTCGATATTTACAACAAGTCCAAGACAGCTTAG
- the chvE gene encoding multiple monosaccharide ABC transporter substrate-binding protein, producing the protein MKKVSLMMLTLALMLMMSACSNGNGSGGSEGKEGKVGIAMPTKSSERWVNDGNNMVKEFEALGYGTDLQYAEDVVENQVSQIENMITKGVKALVIASIDGEALTDVLQKAHDAGVKVIAYDRLIKKSEYVDYYATFDNFKVGVLQGSYIEEKLGLKEGKGPFNIELFGGSPDDNNAYFFFDGAMSILKPYIDSGKLVVRSKQTTMEQVATLRWDGATAQSRMDNLLSANYASDNLDAVLSPYDGISIGILSSLKGVGYGSGDKKLPVVTGQDAELASVKSILAGEQTQTVFKDTRELAKKAVQMTESVLKGTEAEVNDTTTYDNGVKIVPSYLLEPVSVDASNVDKVLVEGGYYTKDQLGQ; encoded by the coding sequence ATGAAGAAGGTTTCATTAATGATGTTGACGCTTGCTCTAATGCTGATGATGTCCGCTTGCAGTAACGGGAACGGCTCAGGCGGCTCAGAAGGAAAAGAAGGCAAAGTGGGTATCGCGATGCCTACGAAATCATCGGAGCGCTGGGTGAATGACGGCAACAACATGGTGAAGGAATTTGAAGCGCTGGGGTATGGGACAGACCTGCAATATGCGGAGGATGTTGTAGAGAATCAGGTGTCGCAGATTGAGAATATGATCACTAAAGGTGTGAAAGCGCTTGTCATTGCTTCAATCGATGGAGAGGCGCTGACTGATGTGCTGCAAAAAGCGCATGACGCAGGCGTAAAAGTTATTGCTTACGACCGGCTGATCAAAAAGAGTGAATATGTTGACTACTACGCTACCTTTGATAACTTCAAAGTCGGCGTGCTGCAGGGCTCTTACATTGAAGAAAAGCTGGGCTTGAAAGAAGGCAAAGGCCCCTTCAACATCGAGCTGTTCGGCGGCTCGCCGGATGACAACAATGCCTACTTCTTCTTCGATGGAGCGATGTCCATTCTGAAACCTTATATCGATTCCGGTAAGCTGGTTGTCCGCAGCAAACAGACCACGATGGAGCAGGTAGCTACACTGCGCTGGGATGGGGCCACTGCCCAGTCGCGCATGGATAACTTGCTGAGTGCCAATTATGCGAGCGATAACCTTGATGCCGTGCTCTCACCGTATGACGGCATCAGCATCGGTATCCTTTCTTCCCTGAAAGGCGTTGGTTACGGATCCGGGGACAAGAAGCTTCCGGTTGTTACTGGACAGGATGCCGAACTGGCCTCTGTGAAATCGATCCTCGCCGGAGAACAGACACAGACGGTCTTTAAAGACACCCGTGAGCTGGCCAAAAAAGCGGTACAGATGACCGAAAGCGTGCTGAAAGGTACGGAAGCGGAAGTCAATGACACAACTACCTATGATAACGGAGTCAAAATCGTCCCTTCCTACCTGCTGGAGCCGGTCTCTGTAGACGCAAGCAACGTGGATAAGGTGCTGGTGGAAGGCGGCTACTATACCAAAGATCAGCTGGGTCAATAA
- a CDS encoding LTA synthase family protein, translated as MRHTLRSWRLGILLLSLLLTGLLLNLFMQAATLELNLLKVFLWIGEYPLLYAAGSLFFFFLLLACSAILPNLYLGPVLISLLCTVLGIADYKKLTTTGEPLFPWDLLLLKNAGEMGKITKGMVSPLALAGAVLLVALLVWLLIKLPKTKLRLPLRVLLAGISAVMLAGFITMVGGQTTLASSLKYQNIFWNQKVNYTQNGFLFAFAGNLRQNLLEQPDGYSRKAIEEIAAKYSALPDSAAAGTAVEQPNIIFMMDEAFFDPTRLSGLTFSEDPLKFIHKEESATPSGYLLSPEFGGNTANVEFEALTGMSMYFLNDGSIPYQQRLVKMSTLPSIVSILRDRGYRALALHPFDETFYNRNRVYPVLGFDSFTSEKDLEHAARMTPDGYVSDKAAVQEAVRELKASSAPVFLHLVTMQNHFPFTKGLNGPNTIAVNGVQAGYKDELETYFQDTKLTDESLVFLQQELKTIERPTIAVFWGDHLPALSAGIYSAAGWDTEPRLKHETKLMILANFDIGNSPLGTLSPAYLGPTVFRLSGQTMPAYYKLLEKVQAEIPGLSKSVLIGASGTLTGLTEEQQKLLDDYRLVEYDILEGENYSDSLLF; from the coding sequence TTGCGTCATACGCTGCGTTCATGGCGGCTTGGCATCCTGCTGCTTAGCCTGCTCCTTACGGGGCTTTTGCTGAATTTGTTTATGCAGGCGGCCACATTGGAGCTGAATCTGTTAAAAGTCTTCCTATGGATCGGGGAATATCCGCTGCTTTATGCTGCCGGCAGTCTGTTTTTCTTCTTTCTTCTGCTGGCCTGTTCCGCAATCTTACCTAATCTTTATTTAGGCCCGGTGCTTATCTCCCTGCTATGTACCGTTTTGGGGATCGCAGATTATAAAAAGCTGACTACCACCGGGGAGCCGCTGTTCCCCTGGGATTTGCTGCTGCTCAAAAATGCCGGGGAAATGGGCAAAATCACCAAGGGCATGGTGTCGCCGCTGGCGCTTGCTGGAGCAGTTCTGCTCGTCGCCCTGCTGGTATGGCTGCTTATAAAGCTGCCTAAGACGAAACTTCGCCTGCCGCTGCGGGTGCTTCTTGCCGGGATTTCCGCGGTTATGCTTGCCGGATTCATAACGATGGTCGGCGGGCAGACGACACTTGCTTCGTCACTGAAGTACCAGAATATATTCTGGAACCAGAAGGTGAACTATACGCAGAACGGGTTCCTCTTTGCCTTTGCCGGAAATCTCCGGCAGAATCTGCTGGAGCAGCCCGACGGTTACAGCCGTAAGGCCATTGAAGAGATAGCTGCCAAATACAGCGCATTACCGGATTCTGCCGCTGCGGGTACTGCTGTAGAGCAGCCGAATATCATCTTTATGATGGATGAAGCCTTTTTCGATCCAACCCGGCTAAGCGGGCTCACCTTCAGTGAGGATCCGCTGAAGTTCATCCATAAGGAAGAGTCCGCCACACCTTCCGGTTATCTGCTCTCCCCTGAATTCGGCGGTAATACGGCCAATGTCGAGTTTGAGGCTTTAACAGGGATGTCGATGTATTTCCTTAACGACGGATCGATTCCCTATCAGCAGCGGCTCGTGAAAATGTCTACGCTGCCTTCCATAGTCAGCATTCTGAGAGACCGGGGCTACCGGGCACTGGCCCTGCATCCGTTTGATGAGACCTTCTATAATCGTAACCGCGTCTATCCGGTGCTGGGTTTCGACTCTTTTACCAGTGAAAAGGATCTGGAGCATGCGGCCCGGATGACCCCGGACGGTTATGTTTCAGATAAGGCTGCGGTTCAGGAGGCTGTGCGTGAGCTTAAGGCTTCATCCGCCCCGGTGTTCCTGCACCTGGTGACGATGCAGAACCATTTTCCTTTTACCAAAGGACTCAATGGACCGAATACGATTGCTGTAAACGGCGTTCAGGCGGGGTATAAGGATGAGCTTGAGACCTACTTCCAGGACACCAAGCTGACGGACGAGTCGCTTGTCTTTCTGCAGCAGGAGCTGAAGACGATTGAGCGGCCGACGATAGCCGTTTTCTGGGGGGATCACCTGCCGGCGCTGTCGGCAGGAATTTATTCAGCGGCGGGTTGGGATACCGAGCCGAGACTGAAGCATGAGACGAAGCTGATGATCCTGGCGAACTTTGACATCGGCAATTCTCCACTGGGAACCCTCAGCCCGGCTTATCTCGGGCCGACAGTGTTCCGGCTGTCCGGGCAGACGATGCCGGCTTACTATAAGCTGCTGGAGAAGGTGCAGGCGGAAATTCCCGGTCTCAGCAAAAGTGTGCTAATCGGCGCTTCGGGCACTCTCACCGGGTTGACAGAGGAGCAGCAGAAGCTGCTGGATGACTACCGGCTGGTGGAATATGACATCCTGGAGGGTGAAAACTACTCGGACAGCCTGCTTTTCTGA
- a CDS encoding TraX family protein, producing the protein MQIIAMLTMLIDHIGYIFFPGELGWRYIGRIAFPIYCYALVQGHIHTKSRPRYLRRLFLIALIAQIPYNLALDPGGWNVVFTLLLSAVVLVILDKLPSLWLGIPVVLAAIFLMDYFPVDYNAYGLILVLFFRYARSYWLIAGHFLLNGFYLFYSGWLVQLFSIVPTIFIALTPGVWGFLEKKRLPRWVWWSFYPAHLAVLAAVKILTSKEWVTIEW; encoded by the coding sequence ATGCAGATTATTGCAATGCTGACAATGCTGATTGACCATATCGGCTATATTTTTTTCCCGGGAGAGCTTGGCTGGAGATACATTGGAAGGATTGCTTTTCCGATATACTGCTACGCGCTGGTGCAAGGGCATATACATACTAAATCAAGGCCCCGATATTTGCGGAGGCTGTTCCTGATTGCCTTAATTGCCCAGATTCCTTATAATTTAGCGCTGGACCCCGGCGGCTGGAATGTTGTTTTTACGCTGCTGCTGTCCGCCGTCGTACTGGTCATTCTGGATAAACTGCCGTCGCTCTGGCTTGGCATTCCGGTTGTACTGGCGGCAATTTTTCTGATGGATTATTTTCCGGTCGATTACAATGCCTATGGGCTCATTCTGGTACTATTTTTTCGTTATGCACGCTCCTACTGGCTGATTGCGGGACATTTTTTGCTAAATGGCTTCTATTTATTTTATAGCGGCTGGCTGGTCCAGTTGTTCAGCATTGTTCCTACAATATTCATTGCCTTAACACCAGGGGTATGGGGCTTTCTGGAGAAAAAAAGGCTGCCGCGCTGGGTGTGGTGGTCCTTTTATCCGGCTCATCTGGCGGTGCTGGCAGCAGTGAAGATTCTGACTTCCAAAGAATGGGTAACTATTGAGTGGTGA
- the mmsA gene encoding multiple monosaccharide ABC transporter ATP-binding protein: protein MSEYILEMKSITKTFPGVKALSNVNLKVRAGEIHALCGENGAGKSTLMKVLSGVYPHGTYEGDILFGGEVCQFKDIKDSERLGIVIIHQELALIPYLSISENIFLGNERANRGVINWSETTVRTKELLETVGLQESPLTRVSTIGVGKQQLVEIAKALSKEVKLLILDEPTAALNEDDSENLLTLILELKKRGISSIIISHKLNEIEKVADSVTILRDGQTIKTLDMKVDAVTEDVIIKGMVGRDLTNRYPERTPELGETIFEIRNWEVYHPTQAERKMLDQINLHIRRGEVVGIAGLMGAGRTELAMSVFGKSYGKRISGQLYMHGEEVHLNNINQAIEGGLAYVTEDRKQYGLILIDDIKRNISLSSLKKLSRRGVINENEEVLVAEEYRRKLNIKTPSILQKTVNLSGGNQQKVVLSKWIYAQPDVLILDEPTRGIDVGAKYEIYSIINGLAAEGRGVLVISSELPEIIGMCDRIYTMCEGRITGEVERQDATQELLMKYMTRSRG, encoded by the coding sequence ATGAGTGAGTATATTTTGGAGATGAAGAGCATCACGAAGACTTTTCCCGGGGTCAAAGCCCTCTCGAACGTGAACCTTAAGGTGAGGGCAGGCGAAATCCATGCACTCTGCGGGGAGAACGGGGCTGGGAAGTCCACGCTAATGAAGGTGCTCAGCGGAGTCTATCCGCATGGAACGTATGAAGGCGATATTCTGTTTGGCGGTGAGGTATGCCAGTTCAAGGATATCAAAGACAGTGAAAGACTGGGGATTGTCATTATTCATCAGGAGCTGGCGCTGATTCCGTATTTGTCGATTTCGGAGAATATCTTTCTCGGCAATGAAAGGGCAAATCGTGGGGTGATTAACTGGAGTGAGACAACGGTGAGGACGAAGGAGCTGCTGGAGACGGTTGGCCTTCAGGAATCACCGCTTACCCGGGTATCCACAATAGGTGTGGGGAAGCAGCAGCTGGTGGAGATTGCCAAAGCACTCTCTAAGGAAGTGAAGCTGCTTATACTCGACGAGCCGACAGCGGCGCTGAACGAGGATGACAGCGAGAATCTGCTGACCCTGATCCTTGAGCTGAAGAAGCGGGGAATCTCATCGATTATCATTTCACACAAATTGAACGAAATCGAGAAGGTAGCGGATTCGGTAACGATTTTACGGGACGGCCAAACCATCAAGACACTGGATATGAAGGTGGATGCGGTTACAGAGGATGTCATTATTAAAGGTATGGTCGGCCGGGATTTGACTAACCGTTATCCTGAGCGGACACCGGAACTCGGGGAGACCATCTTCGAAATCCGTAACTGGGAGGTATATCACCCTACGCAGGCTGAACGCAAAATGCTCGATCAGATCAATCTGCATATCCGCCGCGGGGAAGTCGTCGGTATTGCCGGTCTGATGGGCGCAGGCCGGACAGAGCTGGCGATGAGTGTATTCGGCAAATCCTACGGCAAGCGGATCAGCGGACAGCTGTACATGCATGGCGAAGAGGTCCATTTAAATAACATCAACCAAGCCATTGAAGGCGGACTGGCCTATGTAACGGAGGACCGCAAACAATATGGGCTGATCCTCATTGACGATATTAAACGCAATATTTCACTTAGCAGCCTGAAGAAGCTGTCCCGCCGGGGCGTAATCAATGAAAATGAGGAAGTGCTGGTGGCTGAGGAATACCGCAGGAAATTGAACATTAAGACACCTAGCATTTTGCAGAAAACAGTCAATCTAAGCGGCGGTAATCAACAAAAAGTGGTTCTCAGCAAATGGATCTATGCCCAGCCTGATGTGCTTATTCTGGATGAGCCGACCAGGGGGATCGATGTGGGTGCCAAATATGAAATCTACTCGATCATCAACGGATTGGCGGCAGAAGGAAGAGGCGTACTGGTGATCTCTTCCGAGCTCCCGGAGATTATCGGGATGTGCGACCGGATTTATACCATGTGCGAAGGACGGATTACGGGGGAAGTTGAACGGCAGGACGCCACGCAAGAGCTGCTGATGAAATATATGACACGAAGCAGGGGGTAG